The Chitinivibrionales bacterium region CAGCAGGTAGTATGTACCTTTGGTAGTGCCGTACCGCTCTGTACCATTGAGGACCATCCCGATTTTCAGAACAGGGGAGTAATGCTTGATATCAGCAGGTGTAAGGTGCCCACCATGGCGACCCTGAAACAGGCGATCGATCTCTTTGCATCACTGAGAATTAACCAGCTCCAGTTGTATACCGAACACACCTTTGCCTTTACCGGCCACGAGACTGTCTGGAAAGATGCGTCTCCCTTAACTGCAGGTGAAGTTCGCGAACTCGACCAGTATTGCCGGGACCGGTTTATCGAATTTGTCCCCAATTTTAATTCTTTCGGCCATTTCGAACGGTGGCTCAGTCACCCGGAATACAAACACCTGGCCGAATCACCGTACGGATTCGAACATCCATTGGGAGGGCGGTCCGATTATGGTTCCACACTCAAACCGAATCGGGCGACTCTGCAGTTTCTCGATCTGCTCTATGGAGAGTTTCTGCCTAATTTTACCAGCCGCCAGTTCAATGTGGGCTGTGATGAGACCTGGGAACTTGGTACCGGATGGAGCAGGAAATCCTGTGAGAAAAAGGGAACGACAAGGGTTTATCTCGAATTTCTGAAAAAGATTCACAAGCTGGTAAAAAAGTATGGGCATCGGATGATGTTCTGGGGGGATATCATTCTGAAAGAACCAGCGCTCATACCTGAACTTCCTCAGGATCTTATTGCGCTGTGCTGGGGGTATGAAGGTAATCACCCGTTTAATCGCGAAGGTGCACGGTTTTCTAATGCCGGATTGGATTTTTATGTCTGCCCGGGAACATCGAGCTGGAACTCCTTAACCGGCCGGACAGCGAACTGTCTGAAAAACTGCGCCAATGCCGCTCGCAACGGTAAAAAACATGGGGCATCGGGGTATCTGATCACCGACTGGGGCGATCACGGACACCACCAGTACTGGCCCATAAGCTTTATCGGCCTCTTTGCCGGCGCAGCCTATTCCTGGTGCTACAGATCGAATGCGAAGGCCGATATTGTAGCCGCGGTCAATGAAATCAAAGTCAGGGATACAACCGGCCGTACCGGAAAACTTCTCTACGATCTCGGCTCGGTTCTCGAGCTGCTTCCGGTGCGCATGAGAAACAAGACCGTGTTCAATACCCTCCTTTTTGCAAAGCCCGGTGATCTCGAGGCGATTCTCAGGCGTATCTCGAAAGGAGACCTGAAAAAAAGCATCAGAAAATTCGATACTCTCGAAAAGAAAATTCCCTCGATCAAACCGGAAATCCCCGATGCCTCTCTGATCAGGCAGGAGTTGACGAACGCAATTCGCATGGCCCGGTTCGGGGCAAAACGGGGCCTTATCGCCCTTGGAGAGCCCGCCGATACAAAAGAGCTTCGAAGGGAACTCAAAAACATAATCGCTCAGCACAAAAAGCTCTGGCTTAAACGCAACAGGCCGGGGGGCCTTGAGGAGAGCGCCGGGAAGCTTGAGAAGGTGCTGGAATATCTGAACTGAAAGAGGGGTATATGCAAAGAAACGGGTGCGAAACAAAGATGAATTTTATACTGCCGGGCTCGCTTACTGTTCCAGCCGATTCGCCATCTTGATAACCGGAACCAGCATTGCACTGGCGATCAGGATCATACAAAAAGACGCAATACCGATTATTCTGAATGGAAAGTAGTCGGTTAAAAAAAAGCCGATGCGGGGGGCGATAATCCCCCGTACTCCCATAAGGAACACATGGATTGACATGTAAATATGAGCCTGACCCGCCGGGGCGAATTTTGTTATCCATAAATTCCATGCCAGAACACCCCCCGAGAGACAAATGCCGAAAAGAAAACTTCCCGCGCCGATAATTACCGGATTTTCGCTGATAAAGTAAATCAGCAGGCCAAAACCCAAAAAGAGATTGAGTGTGATACGAAGAACGATAAAGTTAATACGATCGAACAGGTGAGCCCAGAAACGGATGAAAATAAGTCGCGCCGCTTCGGGAATAACACCGGCGATTACCATGACCATTAAGGGCGACAAATCGAGGCCCCCCTTTGATTCGGCCAAATACTCGATCCGCAGGGCACGGGTCCACAGGTTGGCAAAACCGGTAATAAACCAGGAAAAAAGAATATAGCCAAAGAGTTTGTTCTTCCATATCAGTGATAAGTTTTTAAGAGGATTACTCGCCGATTGCATATCAGGGGTTGACGACGGGATCAGGAAAACCGCAACCGTACTGACAGCACTTGCCACCGCAGCAATTCCGATAATTAGTCGATACAACGCAAGGTTAATATCCAATAACCGGCCAAAGGCATAGCTGCATGTTATGGTCACCGAAATCGTCGCAATCAGGCTCCAGGAGTAGAGAGTCCCCCGTTCCCGTGCACTGTAATTCTCTTGGTAAATGGCCGATAAAAAAGGAATCCTCATCCAGGCAAAGGACATGGCAATGGTGGCGATAATCGAAAAGATTATTCCATCACTGGTAAAAAGAAGCATGGTGGTAAACACACAGCAAAGTCCCATGGGCGCAGATGCCAGCAGGGATTTTCTCAAACTCGTATCTGCAAATCTGGCGCTGTAAACAAGAGAAAAGATGCACCCGATAAAAGGGGCGGAAGCAATCAATGCTTTCCACGAATCGGAAAGATTGAAAACTTCAATGGCAACCAGGAGAAGAATAGTATTGACAATCGCAGCCAGAACGCCGTCGGCTCCACCACGGATCGTATCGAGAATAAAAGTCTTTTTTCTTTTGTCCATGCAAGAAACCGTATGTTCGGTGGAAATGAATATGACAAAAGCGGAATATTACCCGGATACGGACAGGCGGTGTCCGTCTTTGTACCGTTACAGACAAATATATCCGTAGCCCACAGGATTACAAAGTAAAGGAAATGTCGAGTGTTATTTCTTCACCAAAAACCGGATAGGGGAGCCGGACCGATAATGCAAAATCATGGGCATTGGTCTTTTCCCTGCTTACTTCGAATCCGACCCG contains the following coding sequences:
- a CDS encoding family 20 glycosylhydrolase, which produces MVFPHPAKARYSRKKTDITGVTGIRLDSCFSLRCKATAESFAEDSVKFFAKKLVVLPLDSRANHRNISCVLTPSIGKKEWYKINVTDDDITIEASDEAGAFYGFQTLQQVVCTFGSAVPLCTIEDHPDFQNRGVMLDISRCKVPTMATLKQAIDLFASLRINQLQLYTEHTFAFTGHETVWKDASPLTAGEVRELDQYCRDRFIEFVPNFNSFGHFERWLSHPEYKHLAESPYGFEHPLGGRSDYGSTLKPNRATLQFLDLLYGEFLPNFTSRQFNVGCDETWELGTGWSRKSCEKKGTTRVYLEFLKKIHKLVKKYGHRMMFWGDIILKEPALIPELPQDLIALCWGYEGNHPFNREGARFSNAGLDFYVCPGTSSWNSLTGRTANCLKNCANAARNGKKHGASGYLITDWGDHGHHQYWPISFIGLFAGAAYSWCYRSNAKADIVAAVNEIKVRDTTGRTGKLLYDLGSVLELLPVRMRNKTVFNTLLFAKPGDLEAILRRISKGDLKKSIRKFDTLEKKIPSIKPEIPDASLIRQELTNAIRMARFGAKRGLIALGEPADTKELRRELKNIIAQHKKLWLKRNRPGGLEESAGKLEKVLEYLN
- a CDS encoding MFS transporter, translated to MDKRKKTFILDTIRGGADGVLAAIVNTILLLVAIEVFNLSDSWKALIASAPFIGCIFSLVYSARFADTSLRKSLLASAPMGLCCVFTTMLLFTSDGIIFSIIATIAMSFAWMRIPFLSAIYQENYSARERGTLYSWSLIATISVTITCSYAFGRLLDINLALYRLIIGIAAVASAVSTVAVFLIPSSTPDMQSASNPLKNLSLIWKNKLFGYILFSWFITGFANLWTRALRIEYLAESKGGLDLSPLMVMVIAGVIPEAARLIFIRFWAHLFDRINFIVLRITLNLFLGFGLLIYFISENPVIIGAGSFLFGICLSGGVLAWNLWITKFAPAGQAHIYMSIHVFLMGVRGIIAPRIGFFLTDYFPFRIIGIASFCMILIASAMLVPVIKMANRLEQ